One Methanobacterium sp. DNA window includes the following coding sequences:
- a CDS encoding glycosyltransferase family 2 protein, with amino-acid sequence MNNTLESSNKISDDQNNNDPNSFDSIFKLLQSNIYVVIPAYNENKTIKRVIENLKDKRLNIIIVDDGSTDKTYKIAKNAINGTYNSYIYRHIINRGLGAALKTGIDVALSKNADIIVTFDADDQHDVEDIFHVSKPIIDGAADIVIGKRNFEEMPLSKKLGNQVMNIITRIFYGIHVNDSQSGLRAFNRKAAEVLDIHSRGYGVSSEIIGEIKKYNLKLEEINIKTIYTDYSMSKGTNLKVGLKILFKLIINAIKKVL; translated from the coding sequence ATGAATAACACACTTGAATCTTCTAATAAAATTTCAGACGATCAAAATAATAATGACCCTAACTCGTTTGATTCCATATTTAAACTCCTGCAATCCAATATATATGTAGTTATACCTGCATATAATGAAAATAAAACTATAAAAAGAGTTATAGAAAATTTAAAGGATAAAAGATTGAATATAATTATTGTAGACGATGGATCCACTGATAAAACATATAAAATTGCAAAAAATGCAATTAATGGCACTTATAATTCTTATATTTACAGACACATCATAAACAGAGGTTTAGGAGCTGCATTGAAGACAGGAATAGATGTTGCACTATCAAAAAATGCAGATATAATCGTGACATTTGATGCAGATGATCAACATGACGTAGAAGATATATTCCATGTAAGTAAACCTATTATAGATGGTGCAGCAGATATTGTAATAGGAAAAAGGAACTTTGAAGAGATGCCTCTTTCAAAAAAGCTTGGAAATCAAGTTATGAATATTATTACAAGAATTTTTTATGGAATACATGTAAACGACTCACAATCAGGTTTAAGAGCTTTCAATAGAAAAGCTGCAGAAGTTTTAGATATTCATTCAAGAGGCTATGGTGTTTCATCTGAAATTATAGGCGAAATTAAAAAATACAACTTAAAATTAGAAGAAATCAATATTAAAACAATTTATACCGATTATTCCATGTCAAAAGGCACCAATCTAAAGGTTGGACTTAAAATATTATTTAAATTAATAATTAACGCAATTAAAAAGGTTTTATAA
- a CDS encoding nascent polypeptide-associated complex protein, translating to MIPGAGMNPKQLKQMQRSMKQMGMDMKDVKGATEVIIKFKDKEIVIANPKVNLMDFMGQKTYQITGKSKERKLETELVIPDEDIELVSAQTGVSKEEAKKALEETNGDLAEAIMRLS from the coding sequence ATGATACCTGGCGCAGGAATGAATCCGAAGCAACTTAAACAAATGCAAAGGTCAATGAAACAGATGGGCATGGACATGAAAGATGTTAAAGGTGCCACAGAAGTTATAATTAAGTTTAAGGATAAAGAAATTGTTATAGCTAATCCTAAAGTAAATTTAATGGATTTTATGGGTCAAAAAACATACCAGATTACTGGTAAATCTAAAGAAAGAAAACTGGAAACTGAACTTGTAATTCCTGATGAGGATATAGAACTTGTATCTGCTCAAACAGGTGTAAGCAAGGAAGAAGCTAAAAAAGCACTAGAAGAAACAAATGGAGACCTTGCAGAAGCAATTATGAGGTTAAGTTAG
- a CDS encoding flavodoxin family protein: MVKIIGIIGSPRKKGNTSYLVERSLEAAKNVGAEIESIHLGKIEIEPCNACDICKSTGECPKDDDINDVLIKLQNADGLIIGSPVYFGNVSSQLKILIDRSRPLRSDFKLKDKVCGAIAVGAARNGGQETTIAAIHEFLLIHDAIIVGDGAPLAHYGGTGAAGVAGDAKNDDFGIETSQNLGKRVAELARKING; encoded by the coding sequence ATGGTTAAAATAATAGGGATTATTGGAAGTCCAAGAAAAAAAGGGAACACATCATATCTTGTTGAAAGATCTTTAGAAGCTGCAAAAAATGTAGGGGCAGAAATAGAAAGTATTCATCTTGGTAAAATAGAAATTGAGCCTTGTAATGCGTGTGATATATGTAAATCAACAGGTGAATGCCCTAAAGACGACGACATTAATGATGTTCTTATAAAACTTCAAAATGCTGATGGATTAATCATTGGAAGTCCTGTGTATTTTGGAAATGTTTCATCACAGCTTAAAATATTAATTGATAGGTCAAGACCACTTAGAAGTGATTTTAAACTGAAAGACAAGGTTTGTGGAGCAATAGCTGTTGGAGCTGCCCGAAACGGAGGACAAGAAACAACTATTGCAGCTATACATGAATTTTTACTTATTCATGATGCTATAATTGTTGGAGATGGTGCCCCATTAGCTCATTACGGTGGAACTGGAGCTGCAGGAGTAGCTGGTGATGCAAAAAATGATGATTTTGGCATAGAAACATCACAAAATCTTGGAAAAAGAGTTGCTGAGCTTGCAAGAAAAATTAATGGCTAA
- the tgtA gene encoding tRNA guanosine(15) transglycosylase TgtA, with amino-acid sequence MNFEIKYKDAMGRIGILKTPHGNVETPALMPVIHPGKQTIDVGKYGADIVITNSYIIYKNEELKEKALKEGVHSLINFDGPIVTDSGSFQLSEYGDIDVNNREIIEFQEKIGTDIGTSLDIPTPPYVKRERAEKELEITLKRAEEALEVRNKLMLNSVVQGSTFPDLRAKCAKIIGKMNFDVYPIGAVVPLLENYKYRDVVDIVMASVENLPPSRPRHLMGAGHPMVFALAVAMGCDLFDSAAYILYAQDDRFLMPDGTYKLQNLTYMPCSCDICQGYTPNDLRNMKKESRMKLIAQHNLHVSFAEIRKIKQAIIEGNLLELVEQRCRAHPYLLDGLRNLKNYIELIEKYDPPYKKSAFFYSGPESLNRPEILRHENRMERLPKKDRLILIDSFKKPYSKSIKNVLTDYGKKKEYDLEILGDFYRIKNELDKVKVENEQDTDNSTQITVVDVPFGLIPIEIDEVYPLAQNETSNYLDMDSKNNIKEKVNNYINNFKEVIISEKIIKTYDLDFEIEKVDIESIALNFDDKEKIRYIADYQFGEGAGVALFEGNVKIIKSRKTGKIRHVYDGEELIATLRASDGIFVLSMPGAKRLHQFFEYPKNRVVVNSDAEPFAREGKSIFAKFVIDIDINIKANEEVLIVNENDDLLAYGKAILNANEIKDFNTGQAVKTRKGDK; translated from the coding sequence TTGAATTTTGAAATCAAATACAAGGATGCAATGGGTAGAATTGGGATACTAAAAACACCTCATGGAAATGTGGAAACTCCTGCATTAATGCCTGTAATCCATCCTGGAAAGCAAACAATCGATGTAGGGAAATATGGCGCAGATATAGTAATAACAAACTCATATATAATCTATAAAAACGAAGAACTTAAAGAAAAAGCATTAAAAGAAGGAGTTCATAGCTTAATAAATTTTGATGGTCCAATAGTCACTGATTCTGGCTCTTTTCAGCTATCAGAGTATGGAGATATAGATGTTAATAACAGAGAAATTATTGAGTTTCAAGAAAAAATAGGAACAGATATTGGAACTTCACTTGATATTCCTACTCCTCCATATGTAAAACGTGAAAGAGCAGAAAAAGAACTTGAAATAACACTAAAACGCGCCGAAGAAGCACTTGAAGTAAGAAATAAGCTTATGTTGAATTCTGTTGTTCAAGGATCAACTTTCCCTGATTTAAGAGCTAAATGTGCCAAAATAATAGGAAAAATGAACTTTGATGTCTATCCTATAGGTGCTGTAGTCCCTTTACTTGAAAATTATAAATATAGGGATGTTGTTGATATTGTAATGGCATCAGTAGAAAATTTACCTCCTTCAAGACCACGACACCTTATGGGTGCAGGCCATCCTATGGTATTTGCTCTTGCAGTTGCAATGGGTTGTGATCTTTTTGATTCAGCAGCATATATTTTATATGCACAGGATGATCGTTTTTTAATGCCTGATGGGACTTATAAATTACAAAATTTAACATATATGCCATGTTCTTGCGATATATGTCAGGGTTACACACCTAATGATTTAAGGAATATGAAAAAAGAGTCACGAATGAAATTAATTGCCCAACACAATCTCCATGTTAGTTTTGCAGAAATTAGAAAAATTAAACAGGCCATAATTGAAGGTAATTTATTGGAATTAGTTGAACAGCGATGTAGAGCACATCCATATCTTTTAGATGGATTAAGAAACCTTAAAAATTACATAGAGTTAATAGAAAAATATGATCCTCCTTATAAAAAGTCTGCATTCTTCTATTCAGGACCAGAATCATTAAATCGCCCGGAAATATTGAGACATGAAAATAGGATGGAAAGACTTCCAAAAAAAGATAGACTGATTCTAATAGATTCATTTAAAAAACCGTATTCAAAAAGCATTAAAAATGTTTTAACGGATTATGGTAAAAAGAAAGAATATGATTTGGAAATTTTAGGAGATTTTTACAGAATAAAAAATGAATTGGATAAGGTAAAAGTTGAAAATGAGCAGGATACAGATAATTCAACTCAAATTACAGTTGTAGATGTCCCTTTTGGACTAATTCCAATTGAAATTGATGAGGTTTATCCTTTAGCTCAAAATGAAACTTCAAATTATTTAGATATGGATTCTAAGAATAATATAAAAGAAAAGGTAAATAATTATATAAACAATTTTAAAGAAGTTATAATTAGCGAAAAGATTATTAAAACTTATGATCTGGATTTTGAAATTGAAAAAGTGGACATAGAATCTATAGCATTAAATTTTGATGATAAAGAGAAAATAAGGTATATTGCAGATTATCAATTTGGTGAAGGTGCAGGAGTTGCACTTTTTGAAGGAAATGTAAAAATAATTAAAAGTAGAAAAACAGGCAAAATAAGGCATGTTTATGATGGTGAAGAATTAATTGCAACATTACGTGCTAGTGACGGTATATTTGTCTTGAGTATGCCTGGTGCAAAAAGACTTCACCAGTTCTTCGAGTATCCAAAAAATAGAGTTGTTGTAAACAGTGATGCTGAACCATTCGCAAGAGAAGGAAAAAGTATATTTGCTAAATTTGTTATAGACATTGATATAAATATTAAAGCAAATGAGGAAGTATTAATCGTAAATGAAAATGATGATTTACTTGCTTATGGTAAGGCAATTTTAAATGCTAATGAAATAAAAGATTTTAATACAGGCCAAGCTGTAAAAACACGAAAAGGTGATAAATAA